The window AGTATTCCTAGGGACATCGTTAAATCCATAGGTCCTATGAAGCAGGCATCCACGCCGTTGACAGAGAGGATTTCATCTAATCGCTCTAGAGCGGACTTTGTCTCAACCTGCACTATAACCATTATTTCTCTATCAGCAGTCTTTGCATACTCTTTATCTCTTAGGGCTGCACGTCGAGGCCCGAACCCTCTTATGCCTTCAGGCGGGTATTTCGCAGCCTTCACAGCCTTCTCAGCCTCCTCCTTCGAATTAACCCAAGGTATTACCAAGCCGTGCGCACCAATATCAAGAGCCTGCTTAAAGAGCACCAGATCGTTCCAAGCAACCCTTACAAGAGGTGTCGTATCAGAGTAGCTCATAGCCTGCATCATAGACTGAACAACACCAAAGTCTAGGGGCGCATGCTCCATGTCGAAGATCACAAAGTCGAAGCCGACCGAGCCGATTATCTCAGAAACATCTGGATGACCTATCGTAAGGAAAGTACCGTAGACAATCTTCCCCTTGCTTAACTTCTCCTTCAGAAGATTCCGCATATCTTGCTCCTCCACCGATCTACTAATAAACTATTTATCCTCGTTTATTCTGGCGGTAGAAGCTGCAGAATGCTCTGAGTGTGCAGATCTCACACCTCGGTTTGATCGGTCTGCATATCCTCTGCCCAAACTTTACGAGGAGATCGTTGATCTTCACCCAATATTTCTTCTCTATGACCTTTTTCAAGGCTTCCTCCGTTTCTTCAGGGGTCTTCGTGCGGACTAAGCCTAGTCGGTTAGATATCCTATGCACGTGAGTATCTACTGGCAGAGCAGGCTTCCCAAATCCATAGACCAGCACGCAGTTAGCGGTCTTACGCCCGACCGATGGAAGCGACATCAGCGCCTCAAATTCATCTGGAACAACTCCACCAAACTTCTCAGATATTATCTTAGAGACCTCTATTATCCTCTTAGCCTTCACTCGGTAGAAGCCCACAGGCCTTATGAACTGCTCGATCTGCTTGGGGTCTGCCTCAGCCAACTCCCTAGCGCTGCTGTAGAGTCTGAAGAGGTTATCTGAAGCTACCTTAGTTGCCTCATCCCTAGTTCTATGCGATAGTATGGTTGCTATAAGAACCTTAAAGGGGTCTGCCCTTCTCGACACATTATCTAAAGCGGTTTCGTCATCTGGATAC of the Nitrososphaerota archaeon genome contains:
- a CDS encoding 4-hydroxy-2-oxo-heptane-1,7-dioate aldolase, translating into MRNLLKEKLSKGKIVYGTFLTIGHPDVSEIIGSVGFDFVIFDMEHAPLDFGVVQSMMQAMSYSDTTPLVRVAWNDLVLFKQALDIGAHGLVIPWVNSKEEAEKAVKAAKYPPEGIRGFGPRRAALRDKEYAKTADREIMVIVQVETKSALERLDEILSVNGVDACFIGPMDLTMSLGILGQLRHPSFEEALLRVVEAAKKHNIIPGIATLPVSGEGCLPELSRLLEMGFRMISLSYDVGFLVEAASNLLNAAKRLTLNQESLD
- a CDS encoding endonuclease III: MLRDMYPDDETALDNVSRRADPFKVLIATILSHRTRDEATKVASDNLFRLYSSARELAEADPKQIEQFIRPVGFYRVKAKRIIEVSKIISEKFGGVVPDEFEALMSLPSVGRKTANCVLVYGFGKPALPVDTHVHRISNRLGLVRTKTPEETEEALKKVIEKKYWVKINDLLVKFGQRICRPIKPRCEICTLRAFCSFYRQNKRG